A stretch of Acidovorax sp. RAC01 DNA encodes these proteins:
- a CDS encoding methyltransferase, with protein MIEWSHQGQNRQALWRSESGAPAPRRIVVADDTLAADTAFRMACEGTGLLWQGDFQNARMLVQALMRRIDTRGSKPRKAAAAKAAQKAAAATPAETFHLHRQAQSQRARVLASVLIPLDGDYGIALRRAPDLRQACTEAWGPADGKPSVATLRELLGLVGAHEWRKKGVEVPALGAAPNNRIHPYYGVFSPVRGEYVDLVATTPLPTTALAFDIGCGTGVLAAVLARRGVQRVVATDLDPRALACARENVQRLGVAAQVEVVQAYLFPDGRAPLVVCNPPWVPARASSPIERAVYDEGSAMLRGFLSGLAAHLEPGGEGWLILSDLAEHLGLRPRAQLLEWIAGAGLVVLGRHDVKPHHGKPGDATDALHTARAAEVTSLWRLAAAT; from the coding sequence TCCGAAAGCGGCGCACCGGCACCCCGCCGCATTGTGGTGGCGGACGACACGCTGGCGGCAGACACCGCCTTTCGCATGGCTTGCGAAGGCACAGGCCTGCTGTGGCAGGGCGACTTCCAGAACGCCCGCATGCTGGTGCAGGCGCTGATGCGCCGCATCGACACCCGCGGCAGCAAGCCGCGCAAGGCGGCTGCGGCCAAGGCAGCGCAAAAGGCCGCTGCGGCCACGCCTGCCGAAACCTTCCACCTGCACCGGCAGGCGCAGTCGCAGCGCGCGCGCGTGCTGGCGTCGGTGCTGATCCCGCTCGATGGCGATTACGGCATTGCCTTGCGGCGTGCGCCCGACCTTCGCCAGGCCTGCACCGAGGCGTGGGGCCCTGCCGATGGCAAGCCCTCCGTGGCCACGCTGCGCGAGCTGCTGGGCCTGGTGGGCGCGCACGAGTGGCGCAAAAAGGGCGTGGAAGTGCCGGCCCTGGGGGCCGCGCCGAACAACCGCATCCACCCTTACTACGGCGTGTTCTCGCCCGTGCGCGGCGAGTATGTGGATCTGGTGGCGACCACGCCGCTGCCCACCACCGCCCTGGCCTTTGACATTGGTTGCGGCACCGGCGTGCTGGCGGCCGTGCTGGCGCGCCGCGGCGTACAGCGCGTGGTGGCCACCGATCTGGACCCGCGCGCACTGGCGTGCGCCCGCGAGAATGTGCAGCGGCTGGGCGTGGCGGCCCAGGTCGAAGTGGTGCAGGCGTACCTGTTCCCTGATGGCCGTGCCCCGCTCGTGGTGTGCAATCCGCCCTGGGTGCCTGCACGTGCCAGCTCGCCCATCGAGCGTGCTGTGTACGACGAGGGCAGTGCCATGCTGCGTGGTTTCCTGTCGGGCCTGGCGGCCCACCTGGAGCCGGGCGGCGAGGGCTGGCTGATCCTGTCGGACCTGGCCGAGCACCTGGGCTTGCGCCCGCGGGCGCAGCTGCTCGAATGGATTGCCGGGGCAGGGCTGGTGGTGCTGGGCCGCCACGACGTGAAGCCTCACCACGGAAAGCCGGGCGATGCCACTGACGCGCTGCACACAGCCCGCGCGGCCGAAGTTACCTCGCTGTGGCGCCTGGCTGCGGCCACGTAG
- a CDS encoding tRNA dihydrouridine synthase: MSLLLAPMEGLLDFVLRDVLTRVGGVDRCVSEFIRITGTLLPDKVFLRYLPELRNGSRTLAGVPVRAQLLGSDPVCMAENAARLAALGPEGIDLNFGCPAKVVNRHGGGAALLQEPERIAVVVAAVRRAVPAHLPVSAKMRLGYNDHGLMRECAQAMESGGAAELVVHARTKADGYRPPAYWEHIPAIRAAVRIPVVANGEIWTVADAQRCRSVSGCDALMLGRGMVADPGLALAIRAADAGRADKAPVVWNDLLPHIAAFWQLVCDDLEPRQRAGRLKQWLNLLRRRFPEAETAYQEVRTLTDQRIISTWVAAQQV, from the coding sequence ATGAGCTTGCTGCTGGCCCCGATGGAGGGGCTCCTGGACTTTGTGCTGCGCGACGTGCTCACCCGTGTTGGCGGGGTGGACCGCTGCGTGTCGGAGTTCATCCGCATCACTGGCACGCTGCTGCCCGACAAGGTGTTTTTGCGCTACCTGCCCGAGCTGCGCAACGGCAGCCGTACGCTGGCTGGCGTGCCGGTGCGTGCGCAGCTGCTCGGGTCCGACCCGGTCTGCATGGCAGAAAACGCAGCCCGTCTGGCCGCGCTGGGCCCCGAGGGGATCGACCTGAACTTCGGCTGCCCCGCCAAGGTGGTCAACCGGCATGGCGGCGGCGCAGCGCTGCTGCAGGAGCCCGAACGCATCGCCGTGGTGGTGGCGGCAGTGCGGCGGGCGGTACCTGCGCATCTGCCGGTGTCCGCCAAGATGCGGCTGGGCTACAACGACCACGGACTGATGCGCGAGTGCGCACAGGCCATGGAATCAGGTGGTGCCGCAGAGCTGGTGGTGCACGCGCGCACCAAGGCCGATGGCTACCGGCCGCCTGCGTACTGGGAGCACATCCCCGCCATCCGCGCCGCGGTGCGCATACCGGTGGTGGCCAATGGCGAGATATGGACGGTGGCCGACGCGCAGCGCTGCCGGTCCGTGTCGGGCTGCGATGCGCTGATGCTGGGGCGAGGCATGGTGGCCGACCCGGGCCTGGCCCTGGCTATTCGCGCGGCCGATGCAGGCCGTGCTGATAAGGCCCCGGTGGTGTGGAACGACCTGCTCCCGCACATCGCCGCCTTCTGGCAGCTCGTGTGCGACGACCTGGAACCGCGCCAGCGGGCAGGGCGCCTGAAGCAGTGGCTGAACCTGTTACGACGCCGTTTCCCCGAAGCCGAAACGGCTTACCAGGAGGTTCGCACCCTCACGGACCAGCGGATCATCAGCACTTGGGTGGCAGCCCAGCAGGTCTGA
- a CDS encoding phospholipase D-like domain-containing protein, translating to MLARNALYTLLASTARYGWLALAGMMAVGLTTGCAGLPKDVSRPVSVALVSPERTALGQLVAERRAADGARNASGFLLLSGPQAAYGSRLALVNAAQRTLDLQYYAIHADASSERLLLSVVDAARRGVRVRVLLDDFHSTGRDAQVMRLAFVPNIEMRMFNPLTGARASQLGRMLNVVTDFSRVQQRMHNKLFIADNAMGVTGGRNLGDAYFGHADTGNFVDLDVLAAGPVVQELSRSFDSYWNNERAYPVQALVTRQELDAMRAQLAPRNTGDPQGATPVRAGPGQRTVAPAGPALEPTSAPDAAALQRARVWDQQPMDLSQARFTWAPAAVLADKPAKIPTDNHGAGSSLADAPASASQGEGSTAEDGRPDGAPARKATSPTPGAAAAGTAAVQDAPTAPTAIAPLPKAVVSPSQTALPAPARRLLQRGSVKAPETSPLANAGTPEQAQNGDTVVDGLLQLMGYARRDLLIVSPYFVPGPDMKKAFADARARGVRVRVLTNSLASNDAPIAHAGYARHRPDLLAMGVELFEMRSELPAELRGSFGSTGSMGSSGSKARSDADGGGPGASRAMLHSKLLVLDGRLLAVGSMNLDIRSQRQNTEIALLIRSQSLSARAAGQIETALKTAAWRVELDNSGNRLVWRAPEGSRLPDATTEPDASLPLRLMLMLLGPLAPDHLL from the coding sequence ATGCTTGCGCGTAACGCCCTCTATACCCTCCTTGCCTCGACTGCCCGATACGGCTGGCTCGCCCTGGCAGGGATGATGGCTGTGGGGCTGACCACGGGCTGTGCCGGGCTGCCCAAGGATGTCAGTCGGCCCGTGTCGGTGGCACTTGTTTCCCCTGAACGCACCGCTCTGGGCCAGCTCGTCGCTGAGCGGCGCGCGGCCGATGGGGCGCGGAATGCTTCAGGTTTTCTGTTGCTGAGCGGGCCGCAGGCGGCTTATGGCAGCCGGCTGGCGCTGGTGAACGCGGCACAGCGAACCCTCGACCTCCAGTACTACGCGATCCACGCCGATGCCAGCAGCGAACGCCTCTTGCTCAGCGTGGTGGATGCCGCACGGCGCGGCGTGCGCGTGCGTGTGCTGCTTGACGACTTTCACAGCACGGGCCGCGATGCACAGGTGATGCGCCTGGCGTTTGTGCCCAACATCGAGATGCGCATGTTCAACCCCCTGACGGGCGCGCGGGCGTCCCAGCTGGGGCGCATGCTCAACGTGGTGACCGACTTCTCGCGGGTGCAGCAGCGCATGCACAACAAGCTTTTCATTGCGGACAACGCGATGGGCGTGACCGGAGGGCGCAACCTGGGCGATGCGTATTTCGGTCACGCCGACACCGGCAATTTTGTGGACCTGGATGTGCTGGCAGCGGGGCCGGTGGTGCAGGAGCTTTCACGCAGCTTTGACAGCTACTGGAACAACGAGCGCGCCTATCCTGTGCAAGCGTTGGTCACACGGCAGGAGCTTGATGCGATGCGGGCGCAGCTGGCACCGCGCAATACTGGCGACCCGCAGGGCGCAACACCTGTGCGGGCTGGGCCTGGGCAGCGCACCGTAGCTCCGGCAGGGCCGGCCCTTGAGCCGACCAGCGCCCCGGATGCCGCTGCCCTGCAACGCGCCCGCGTATGGGACCAGCAACCCATGGACCTTAGCCAGGCCCGCTTCACATGGGCGCCTGCTGCGGTGCTGGCAGACAAGCCCGCAAAGATTCCGACTGACAACCATGGTGCAGGCTCATCCCTCGCCGATGCACCTGCCAGTGCCAGCCAGGGCGAGGGCAGCACGGCAGAAGATGGCCGCCCGGATGGCGCGCCCGCCAGAAAGGCGACGTCGCCGACCCCTGGCGCGGCGGCGGCTGGCACAGCAGCTGTGCAAGACGCTCCGACGGCCCCTACGGCCATCGCCCCGCTTCCGAAGGCAGTGGTGAGCCCATCGCAAACCGCGCTGCCTGCTCCGGCCAGACGCCTTCTGCAACGCGGCTCCGTCAAAGCCCCAGAAACCTCGCCACTGGCCAACGCAGGGACACCGGAACAGGCCCAGAACGGTGACACCGTGGTGGATGGCCTGTTGCAACTGATGGGGTACGCGCGGCGCGACCTGCTCATCGTGTCACCCTACTTTGTACCGGGCCCGGACATGAAAAAGGCCTTTGCAGATGCGCGCGCGCGAGGCGTACGGGTGCGGGTGCTGACCAATTCGCTGGCGTCCAACGACGCGCCCATCGCCCATGCAGGCTACGCGCGCCACAGGCCTGATTTGCTGGCGATGGGTGTGGAGCTGTTCGAAATGCGCAGCGAGCTGCCCGCAGAACTGCGCGGCAGCTTCGGGTCGACTGGAAGCATGGGTAGCAGCGGCAGCAAGGCCAGAAGCGATGCAGACGGGGGTGGGCCCGGCGCATCCCGGGCCATGCTGCATTCAAAACTGCTGGTGCTGGACGGCAGGCTTTTGGCGGTGGGATCGATGAATCTCGACATCCGCTCACAGCGGCAAAACACCGAGATCGCGCTGCTCATCCGCAGCCAGAGCCTCTCCGCACGGGCCGCGGGCCAGATAGAGACGGCGCTGAAAACAGCCGCATGGCGGGTCGAGCTGGACAACTCTGGCAATCGGCTCGTGTGGCGGGCCCCTGAAGGAAGCCGGCTCCCGGACGCCACCACCGAGCCCGATGCAAGCCTGCCCCTGCGGCTGATGCTGATGCTGCTCGGCCCGCTGGCACCAGACCACCTGCTGTAG